Within the Prosthecochloris marina genome, the region CCAAGGCCAAAGATGACGGCAAAATCCCCGAAGGAAAACATGTGATTTACGCACCCACCCCGAGTTTTGTGGGTTCACACGTCACCGGTTATGCCAACATGGTCGCAGCCATGGCCGAGCAGTTCGCGGAGAATACCGGTAAGCCGATCGACCAGATCAACATTGTTGCAGGATGGATGGAACCTCCAGACATGCGGGAAATCAAAAGGCTTGCAAAAGAACTCGGCGTAACGATTCAGCTTTTTCCCGACACCTCGGATGTGCTCGATGCACCACAGACAGGAAAACATGTTTTCTACCCCAAAGGCGGCATCAGAGTACCTGACTTGAAAAGTACCGGTGACAGCAAATCATCGATCGCATTGGGTTGTTTCAGCGGTGAACCGGGTGCTGTCGCTCTCGACAAAAAATGCAAGGTTCCGTTCAAAACCGAAGACATTCCTGTCGGGCTGAGAGCTACAGACCGTTTTCTGATGAGGCTGAGCAAGGCTGCCGGTGTAAAAATACCCGAGTCGATCACGGATGAAAGAGGAAGACTTGTCGACCTGATGACCGATATGGAACAATACTTCCATGGTAAAAAAGTAGCATTGTTCGGTGACCCTGACGACCTTGTTCCGCTTACCGAATTTCTGCTCGACCTGAACATGAAGCCGGTACATATCATCAGCGGAACTCCGGGCAAACGGTTCGAACAACGTATTCGTGCCATACTGGCCGACACTCATGCGGATGCAAATGTCAAAAACGGTCCTCAGGCCGATATCTTTCTGCTGCACCAGTGGATAAAGAACGAACCGGTCGATCTCCTGATCGGAAACACGTACGGCAAATACATTGCCCGCGACGAGGACATACCTTTTGTCCGCTATGGTTTCCCGATTCTTGATCGTATAGGGCACAGCTATTTCCCGAACATCGGCTACATGGGGGCTATCAGACTTGCCGAGAAAATACTCGGTGTCCTCATGGACCGCCAGGATCGCGACGCTCCTGAAGAATCGTTCGAACTCGTTATGTAAACCATTGAACCAAGGGTAGAAGCCATGGAAAAACTTGAAATACTCGAGGGAAGAAAAAAACAGGTTTTTGAAAAAAACAAAGAAACCGAAACATTCGACATCAAATGCGAAACCACCAGCCTTTCCGGATCTGTTAGCCAGAGAGCCTGTGTTTTCTGTGGCTCACGTGTCGTGCTCTACCCGGTTGCAGACGCTCTTCATGTCGTTCACGGCCCCATAGGATGTGCTGCGTACACCTGGGATATCCGGGGGGCCGTCTCTTCAGGACCCGAGCTGCACCGCCTGAGCTTTTCCACCGACCTGAAAGAGATGGATGTCATTTACGGAGGAGAAAAGAAACTTTACAAATCGCTTCTTGAACTCATCGATCAGTATGAGCCGAAAGCCGCATTTATCTACTCGACCTGTATCATCGGACTCATCGGAGACGATATCGACGCTGTCTGTAAAAAAGTCTCGGAAGAAAAAGGCATACCGGTTCTTCCTGTGCACTCCGAAGGCTTTAAAGGAACCAAGAAAGACGGTTACAAAGCCGCATGTGATGCACTGATGAAAATCGTCGGGACAGGTTCCACCGAAGGAATCGGAAAATACAGCATCAACATTCTGGGTGAGTTCAACCTTGCAGGCGAAGCCTGGATCATCAAGGACTACTACGAACAGATGGGCATCGAGGTTGTTTCTACCATGACCGGAGACGGCCGGGTAGACGACATCAGACGCTCGCACGGCGCTTCACTGAACATTGTTCAGTGTTCCGGTTCGATGGTCAGACTGGCAAAAACGATGGAAGAAAAATACGGCATCCCTTACCTGAGGGTTTCTTATTTCGGTATCGAGGATATGTCGAAAGCGCTTTATGATGTCGCCTCCCATTTCAGCGACAACCCGGAAATTCTTCAAGCCGCCAAGAAAGTGGTCAGCCGCGAAGTTGGTGAACTCTACCCGCAGCTTCTGGAATTTCGTAAAGCGCTCGACGGGAAAAAAGCTGCAATCTACGTTGGCGGCGCATTCAAGGCCTTTTCGCTGATCAAGGCGCTCGATTCTCTAGGTATGGATGTCGTTCTTGCCGGTTCACAAACCGGCAACAAAGACGATTATGAAGGATTGAAAGGAATGTGCGATGAAGGGACAATTATCGTCGACGACTCAAACCCTGTCGAACTCTCAAAATTCATTCTCGAAAAAGAAGTTGACCTCTTGATCGGAGGCGTCAAGGAACGACCGATCGCCTATAAACTCGGTGTCAGCTTCTGTGACCATAACCACGAAAGAAAGATCCCGCTTGCCGGCTTTATCGGCATGTACAATTTCGCAAAAGAAGTCTACGAATCTGTCATGAGTCCGGTATGGCAGTTCGCTCCAAGAAAAGGAGGTCTCTCATGAAAACAGCAAAAACAGCAACCCAGAACGCATGCAAACTTTGTAACCCTCTTGGAGCTTGCCTGGCATTCAAAGGAATAGAAAGATGTGTTCCGTTCCTGCACGGCTCCCAAGGATGCGCAACATACATCCGCCGTTACCTCATCAGCCACTTCAAGGAGCCGGTTGACATTGCATCGTCGAACTTCAATGAAGACACGGCGGTTTTCGGAGGCAGCCACAATCTTAAGCTCGGTTTGCAGAACATCACAAAGCAATACAAGCCCGAGCTAATCGGAATAGCGACGACCTGCCTCTCTGAAACCATCGGCGACGATGTGGACATGATCCTCAGAGAGTATGGCAGTGAATCCGATCCGGCTCTACCCAGACCCGTGATGATCCATGCATCGACGCCAAGCTACCAGGGAACGCATATCGATGGTTTTCATGCCGCGATGAGAGCAACAGTCTCGCAACTTGCAGAAGGAGGGACGAAGCGGAACCTTTTGACCCTCTTTCCCAACATGGTTTCACCGGCGGACCTGCGGTACCTGAAGGAGATCCTCGAAAGCTTCAACATCCCCTTCGTACTTCTCCCAGACTACTCGGAAACACTTGATGGAGGACCGTGGGAAGAATACCACAGGATCCCCAAAGGGGGAACACCACAGCATGCAATCCGTAAAAGTGGAACCGCAGCGGCAAGCATCGAGTTCACCTCGGTCCTTACCGGGGAAAAGTCACCTGCCGGATATCTTGAAGAAAAATTTGATGTCCCCTCTTATCGGCTTTGCCTGCCCATAGGAATAAAACAAAGCGATGCGTTTTTCAACCTGCTCGAAAAATTGTCAGAGACGCCTCTGCCTCACAGATACGAAGATGAACGGCGGCGGCTTGTCGATGCCTACGTTGACGGGCACAAATACGTATTCGGGAAAAAAGCCATCGTTTATGGCGAGGAAGATCTTGTGATCGCCATAACCGCTTTCCTGAGAGAAATAGGTATAACACCGGTTCTGTGCGCGTCAGGAGGGAAAAGCGGTTTCCTGAAAAAACGCCTTGCGGAAATGGTGCCGGACCTTAACGACCTCGGTATAAAAGTCCGAGACGGGGTCGATTTCGTCGACATAGAGGACGAGGCAAAAATCCTCGAACCGGATCTGCTTATCGGTAACAGCAAAGGCTTTACCATGTCGCGGAAAAATCATATTCCAATCGTCCGTATCGGATTCCCGATTCATGACAGATTCGGAGGACAACGGCTGCATCATCTTGGGTACAAAGGAACCCAGGAACTGTTTGACAGAATCGTAAACACCGTTATCGAATACAGACAGAATTCATCACCAATCGGCTATACATATATGTAAGGGGACGTATCATGACGTTATCTATTGAAAAACATCCATGCTTCAACGACAGATCGAGGCACACTTTCGGGCGCATTCACCTCCCTGTTGCGCCGAAGTGCAATATCCAGTGCAATTACTGTAACAGGAAGTTCGATTGTCTGAACGAAAACCGGCCAGGTGTCACCAGCAGGGTACTTTCCCCTCACCAGGCTCTGCATTACCTCGACCGGGCACTTGAACTGTCGCCAAATATCGCCGTTGTCGGCATCGCAGGACCAGGGGACCCTTTTGCAAACCCCGAGGACACCATGGAAACACTTCGACTTGTCCGGCAGAAGTATCCCGACATGCTTCTGTGCGTTGCGACCAACGGGTTGAACGTGCTGCCATATATCGGTGAACTTGCAGAACTTGACGTAAGCCACGTAACGCTTACCATAAACGCTGTCAATCCGGAAATCGGAGCTGAAATATATGCCTGGATACGCCACCGGAAAAAAGTATACAGGGATGTAAATGCAGCAAGGCTGCTACTCGACAACCAGCTCGAAGCACTAAAAAAGCTCAAAGAACATGGAGTCACGACCAAGATCAATTCCATCATCATTCCCGGCATCAATGACCGTCACGTCGTCGATGTTGCTGAAACCGTTTCGAAGCTCGGCGCCGGCATTTTCAACGCCCTTCCCTATTACAAAACGGAAGAAACCGTATTCGAGAACATTCCGGAACCGCATCCTGAACTGGTAAAGGCAATACAGAAAAACACGGCGCAATATTTGCCGCAAATGAAACACTGTGCACGATGCAGAGCAGACGCAATCGGTATCATAGGCCAGGAAAACAGTGACGAGATAATGAAACAACTGCAAGAAGCCGCTCAGCTGCCGAAGAAACCCCATGAAAACCGGCCCTATATTGCCGTTGCAAGCATGGAGGGCGTACTGATCAACCAGCACCTCGGTGAAGCGGACCGCTTTCTTGTCTATGCGCCGGGAGCTGATAATAGCCGACCGGTTCTTGTGGAATCCCGACCGGCACCTCCTCCCGGTGGAGGCACCATGCGGTGGGAAGCGGTGGCCTCACTTCTGATGGACTGCCGTGCGATACTGGTCAACGGAGCAGGCGAGTCGCCAAAAAAAGTGCTCAACGGTAGCGGAATGAAAGTCTACATACTCGACGGGCTTATCGAAGAAGGCGTTAACGGGGTGTTCAGCGGTAAGGATATGAGCCGAATGGCTCGTATCAGCCAGATGCACGCATGCAAGACAAACTGCTCCGGCACCGGCGGAGGATGTGGATAAGAAAGGGGAAAAGTTAAAAGTCAGAGGGCAAAAGGCAGAAGTGATTGAGTCGTCCTGAAAAGAGTTGATACCAAACAAGAGGATGACAGCCGTTAAGGGTAACCGAGCCATAAACGATCACTTGCTCAAAATACGAGGGATCACCCTTTTGAGACAGTCCTATGAAAAACGATAAACAAAAAACCATAAATAAACTCAACTCATGGAAAAACCGAAACATCACATTCTTGTCTGCGGAAGCTTCCGCGCACAAGGAGCGCCACAGGGCATCTGCCACAAAAAAGAATCGGCACAGCTCCTGCCATATCTTGAAAACGAACTTTCCGACCGCGGTATGACCGATATCGTCGTTTCGGCAACCGCTTGTCTCAATGTTTGTGAAAAAGGGCCCATCGTCGTTGTTCATCCTGAAAACCATTGGTATGGAGAAATCGATAGCGAGGAGAAAATGGACGAAATTCTTGATGCCCTCGAGGATGGGCAAGCATGTGAAGCCTATTTGATCAGTGAATGATCGGACAAGAAAAAAGAGTGAACACTCTTTTTTCTTTACCAATCGTTATTACCAAAAAGAAATAACGATTACATTTTCAACCGAAATGAGCACATAGAACGCTGACGTAACATATAAGACCATGATTCAAAAAAAAACAGCAGCTGTTCTGCTGATACTCCTGCTACTCGGAGGCACTGTTTTTGCCGGGGAAATCACCGTTGCTTCGGGAGCCGGTTACAAACAACCGCTGCTTGAAATCATCGCCCTGTATGAAAAGAAAAGTGGCAGGAGAATCACGCCTGTATTTGGCAACATGTCACATCTCATCTCACAGGCCACATTAAGCGGCAACGTGGCACTTATCCTGGGAGACAGAAAATTTCTCGACCATTCAGGGCTGAATTTTTCATCCTTTCATCACATGGGGCATGGAAAACTTGTTCTTGCCTATCGCAAAGGAATAACTTTAGGAAATGTCTTCGATATAACAAGAGACTCCATAGCCAGGATAGGCATGCCCGATTCGGCAAAAGCAATGTATGGAAATGCAGCCGCCGAGTTTCTCAACAGTAGTGCACTGATGAAAAAAGTGCACAAAAAAATACTGAGATTCGCCAGCGTACCACAAGTATCCACTTACCTCATGACAGGGGAGATCGATGCGGGGTTCATTAATCTTACCGATGCACTCTGGATCAAAGAAAAAATAGGGGGTTACATACCGGTAAATGAAAAAACATACTCTGCCGTCACAATCGAAGTTGGCATACTCCGGGAATTTGAAAATGATCCCGACGTCAAAGCGTTCACTTCGTTTCTGCAAACTGAAGAGGTATTCCCTATCCTGAGTAAATACGAAATGCTATGATGATGCACAGCACTGTTTTTCCCAGCTACCGGGACATTGGCCCTATCGTGCTCTCCCTCCAAACTGCTGCAATAGTGCTCGTTTCTCATATTGTTTTCAGCATTTCCTTGGGTTATCTGCTCTCACGTAAAAAAATGCCATTCCGCAGCTTGCTTGACGGACTTGTAACACTCCCGCTCGTATTTCCCCCTATTGCAACAGGTTTTCTTCTTCTCCTGATACTTGGAAGGCATGGTGTCATCGGGCCGTTTCTCAGCGCAAAAGGTATCGAGATCATCTTCAGCCCGATGGGAGTGTATCTCGCTGCGTTTCTTTCAGGACTTCCACTTGTCGTAAAGCCGGTTCAATCAGCTACAGAAAACACGGAGACCTCGTTTGCTGAAGCTTCGTATGTTCTTGGAAAAAGCGAAATCGTCACCTTTCTACAAGTCACTCTTCCCAATATTAAACAGGTTGTCCTTGCCGGTCTCATGCTTTCGGTTGGAAGGTCGTTTGGAGAAGTAGGCATCACACTCATGCTCGGAGGCAACATCAGCGGCAGAACGGAAACCATGTCCTTAGCAATCTATAACGCCGTCTTCGAAGGAAACTTTGAAAAAGCGTTGGTATTTTCCGGTCTACTCGCCCTGATATCCATTCTGGCTTTTTACGGTATGAACCGGTTGAAAGGCTGAAAAAGGTACAATAATTTTTTTCTATTTTACTCTCATATAGGCGTTCATGCTTTGGAAACCGGAAGTTCACCGATGTCCCCACAAAACAGATCAATCGAACTGGAAGGAGCCCTTTGGTTCCGAAAATCCGAAAGCAGGTTTCTTGGTGCCGACAGGATCGTATTGCTCGAACAAATCGAAAAGCTTGGATCGATCAACAAGGCGGCGAAAACCATAGGGATCAGTTACAAAACCGCATGGCAACTGATCAACACGATTAACAACCTTTCAGAAAAAGCCATTGTAGAACGAACGACCGGAGGCAAGGACGGTGGTGGCACAAGACTGACCCCGGAAGGCAGAAAAATCCTCAGGCAATATCGGGTAGTACAGGAAGAGCACCGGAAATTCCTTGAAAATCTCGAAGAACGCCTTGGAAGACCGGAAAAGCTCTATCAATTCCTTAAAAGAATATCGGTGAAAGTCAGCGCCAGAAACGTCTTCAGCGGAACCGTTGCCAAAATCATATGCGAAACGGTGAATACTGAAATCACACTTGCTCTCAAGGGAGACATCCGAATAACAGCCATCGTAACAAGCAGTGCGATCGGCAAACTGGGTTTAGAGGAAGGAATGACCGCCTATGCAATCATCAAGTCAAGTTCCGTTATCATTGGCAAAGAGATCGATGTATCCAAAGTGAGTACCCGTAATGTGATCTTCGGAACTGTCGATAAAATCATCGATGGACCGGTAAACGTAGAAATCGATCTCGATATAGGCGGAAGTAACATTATAACCTCGATTATAACCCGCGAAAGCTCAAAAAACCTCGGTTTGAAAGAAGGCAGCAAAGCCTGTGCAATGTTTAAGGCTTCGAGCGTTATCATCGGAGTACACTGAGTACATTGGAAAAAACATACTCAATCGATAATCACCGGTCATCGGGAAGCGGTAGCCAGCGCTGCAGCATATTCATCATAACCTTACGTTCAACCGGCTTTGGCACATAATCATCCATACCCGCCTCGAGACACTGTTGCCGGTCTTCCTTTGTAGCATTAGCCGTCATAGCGATAATGGGAATTTTGCTGTTAAGCACCTTTCCGGAATTCCTTATGGCTTTTGTCGCTTCATAACCATCCATAACCGGCATCTGAAGATCCATCAGTACCAGCCCATAATTTTTTCGTTGAAGTGCTTCAACCGCTTCAGCCCCGTTAAAAGCGATATCGATCGAGTAACCCATTTTTTCAAGCATTGCCTGGGCCACTTTTTGATTTATCGTATTGTCCTCTACGAGCAAAACCAGCTTCTTTTCAACTGTATTTTCAGAAACATTGTTCAGGCCCCTGGCAGCCTGGCTCTCTTTACAGCTAAACACCGCATGGTCGGCCTCATCCTGAACTTTGTCAAAAGCAAGTGAAAAACTGAAAGTGGACCCCTCTCTTTCATTGCTCTTCAACCTGAGCTCCCCACCCATGAGTTTTACCAGCTTTCTCACGATTGCAAGGCCCAGCCCGGTCCCCCCTTCTTTACGGGTCGATGAAGCGTCGATCTGGGTAAAAGGCTGAAAAATCTGCTCCTGCTGCTCTTCAGGAATACCGATACCCGTATCCTGCACAGACATCTTGATGACAACCTTTTCTTCGGTTTCAGAAACAACCTTGGCGGTAACCGTAACCTGCCCTCTATAGGTAAACTTGATAGCATTCTGAATCAGATTCAGGAGCACCTGTTTTATATACTCGGAGTAGCCAAGAAGGGTATCCGGAATACCTTCATCCACATTACCTTCAAGCACCAAGCCTTTGTAGCTTGCTTTTTCCTTCATTATCGCTATGATATCGAGAAAAAGCTGACGAAGATTAAACACCTCTTTTTCCTCATCGATAAGCCCCGCATCTATTCTGCTGAAATCAAGAATATCGTTAATCAGCATTAACAGCATTTTAGCGCTTGAATACAGCGTGTCGGTATAATATCGCTGATCTTTATCCAGTTTGGTTTCTATCAAGAGTTCGGTCATCCCTATCACTGCATGAAGTGGCGTACGAATCTCATGGGAGATATTTGCAAGAAACTCACTTTTTGCCTTGCTTGCGCTTTCAGCCTGCATTCGCGCTCTTTTCAAGCGTTGAATGAGCCTGAGTTGCACCTGCTCTTTCTTTTCAACGTTATGTTTTTCCTCGACCAGCTTCTCATTGAGCTTCTTTGCACCTTCAAGCGCGACTTCTATTTCTTGCTTCTGTTCTATCTCTTTCTTTTGCAGCTCCAGCAAATCATCATGAAAAATCATGATGATTTTGTAAAGTTCGTTGAGCGGGTGGTCGGGCGCAAGATAATCGCTGGCAGCAGGAATAATATCTTTTTTTCCAAACAAAAAATTACCGCACATCGCCGCAAAATCATCGATCTCTCTACGTGAAACAACAACATCATCCGATGGCACAGGCACAGAAGAAACACGACTATTGTTTAAATACCGGAAAGCTTCTTCAACTGATTCAACGAAAACAAGGCGCTGCTTGACAACGCGCGAAAAAATCCGCAACATCGTTTTGACAAGATGCGATGCACCACAGATATATGTGACAGAGGGATGGGAATTATGAGAAGCATTGAGCCTGTTTATCGTACCGGCATAGAGTATCCTTGCATTGATCGACGCCTTGGTAACCTCTGAATAATCGGCTATCCTTATATATTCACAGTTTTCAAGCATGCCCTCGACAAAAACCCGTTCGATGAAAGGGATCGTTTTCTGAACGGTTTCGGACTGCATATCACCTCCCAGAGAAGTAAAAAAAAGCTTTCCGGGAATAACTGCACTATGGTAATAAACACCGGTCTTCGGATCGTCAAACTGCCATTCAGGACGAAACTCCAGCATTTCATACCCGATACGGGGCTCATCTTCTCTACGACCTTGCGACTGGTTCATCAGGGTAGACGTTTAACAGCCTTATTCGACACCGTTGTGCATCAAATTATGCAAGCGACTTGCAAAAAAGTCTGTTGTTTAATTTACTTTTATCGAATACCAATATCAAAAGGAAAACTCTTCAACAGATTCTCGGCAGTTGTTCTCCCAGGGGCATTTCCAGAATACGCTTACTCCCCAGAAACGTACGGACAATCACCATTCCAGGATGTTCATCCACCACCTCTCCTATAATCGCAGCATCGCCAGCCGATGGATACGCATGCCGTTGCATGACCCGCAATACTTTTTCAGCACTTTCCCGCGGCACTGCAACAACAACCTTACCTTCGTTTGCAACATTGAGAGGATCGATACCGAGGAGTTCACTTGCTCCTTGAACATCCGGACGAACGGGAAGGGTTGATTCATCAAGCACAATACCTTTTCGGGAAGCCTCTGCAAGCTCGTTCAACGTAGCTGCAAGCCCTCCTCTTGTAGGATCCCTCATGGCATGAACTTCAGGTACTTCATCCAGTATTTCGGAAATCAATGCACTCAACGACCTTGTGTCACTTATGATATCCGACTGGAAAGATAGACCTTTCCGAGCGGCCATAACGGCCATTCCATGGTCCCCAAGAGTACCGGAAACAATAATACTGTCACCCGGCTTGAGATTCGTGCAGGAAATATCGATCCCATTTTTTATAACGCCGATACCCGATGTATTGATAAATATTCCGTCACACTGCCCCTTTTCTACCACTTTTGTATCACCTGTAACAATTTGCACTCCAGCCTTGTCGGCAGCATCCGCCATACTGCTTACTACTTTTTGGAGATCTGTCAGGGGAAACCCCTCTTCAAGCACAAAACCCGCACTGAGATAAAGCGGAATCGCCCCGCCTACGGCAAGGTCGTTGACGGTTCCGCTAACGGCAAGATCACCGATTGTGCCCCCAGGAAAAAATATCGGACTGACAACGAAAGTATCGGTGGTAAAAGCAATCTTACCAGCTCCGATTGAGAGCTTTGCCTGATCGTCCAGCGTATCAAGCGAACTGTTGCCAAAACAAGGGAGAAATACTTTCCGGGTCAGTTCACGCGAAAGAACGCCCCCTGCTCCATGAGCCATCTGAATGGTTTCATGATTGAAATGAGGTACCGGGCACTGTAATTCGATGGACATAAGAAGTATTGATTTGGTGAATTATTCGATCCAGGTTCTTCGTCTGCAGCTTTTTTCCTGTCATCCTTCCAGATTCCGACGTTACAACACTTTTCCATGGTATTTATAATATGCTGCACACGCCCCTTCGGCCGAAACCATAGGTGCCCCGAGAGGCTTCAAAGGCGTACACTCCTTGCCGAAAGCCTCACACCTTTCAGGCGTTATCATCCCCCGCAGCACGTCCCCGCTCCTGCACAACGGAGATTCATCCGGCTGTATGTCAGCGACATTGAATTTCTTTTGGGTATCGAAAGGAGCAAATTCGTCACGCAGTTGCAGGCCGCTTTGCGGAATGACTCCTATGCCACGCCAATGACCGTCTGCAACGTGAAATACTTCATCGACAACCTTTTTTGCCACCGGATTCCCCTCTCGACTCACTACCCGACCGTACTCATTATGTACACCGGACCTTCCTGATTCAAGCATTTCTATCACCCGTAATATTCCTGAAAGGATATCCACAGGTTCAAATCCTGTCGGAACAATCGGAACATGAAACTCTTCACCGATGCGTTCATACTCCTCATAACCCGTAACTGTGCAAACATGCCCTGCAGCGAGAAACCCCTGAATCATATTTTTCTCAGAGGAAAGTATTGCCCGCATCGCAGGAGGCACCATGAACTGGCTGACAAGTTCACTGAAATTTCGCAGATTCTCTCTTGCAGCCTGCTTTATCGCCATTGCATTTCCGGGAGCTGTTGTCTCAAAACCTATGGCAAGAAAAAAAACTTCATGCTGCGGGTTCTCTCTCGCAATATTCAGTGCTTCAAGGGGAGAAAATACAACACGGACGTCAGCCCCTCCGCTTTTTGCCACCGAAAGAGTCTCTCTGCTTCCCGGCACGCGAAGCATGTCACCGAAACTTGCAAGAATCACCCCAGGCTTCGATACAATCGACAATGCTCGATCGAGAATATCGAGAGGCGTAACACAAACCGGACAACCTGGCCCGTGAATCAACCGGACTCCATCCGGAAGAAGCTGATCTATACCGTTTCTGACGATGGAGTGAGTCTGCCCTCCACAGATTTCCATGATGGTCCAGGGCTTTGTCACTGTATCCTCGATTTTCTTGAGAATGTTTCGTGCCCTGTCGCTGTCCCTGTATTCGTCGATGAATTTCATAATTTGACATTTGATGACCCGATACCTTAACTGCCCAAGGGAACAATGAACCATCAGACAGCTTACCTATCAAGACACCCGGCTATTTACGTAACAGCTCGTCCCAAAGTCTGAGGCTTTCGGC harbors:
- a CDS encoding ATP-binding protein, which translates into the protein MNQSQGRREDEPRIGYEMLEFRPEWQFDDPKTGVYYHSAVIPGKLFFTSLGGDMQSETVQKTIPFIERVFVEGMLENCEYIRIADYSEVTKASINARILYAGTINRLNASHNSHPSVTYICGASHLVKTMLRIFSRVVKQRLVFVESVEEAFRYLNNSRVSSVPVPSDDVVVSRREIDDFAAMCGNFLFGKKDIIPAASDYLAPDHPLNELYKIIMIFHDDLLELQKKEIEQKQEIEVALEGAKKLNEKLVEEKHNVEKKEQVQLRLIQRLKRARMQAESASKAKSEFLANISHEIRTPLHAVIGMTELLIETKLDKDQRYYTDTLYSSAKMLLMLINDILDFSRIDAGLIDEEKEVFNLRQLFLDIIAIMKEKASYKGLVLEGNVDEGIPDTLLGYSEYIKQVLLNLIQNAIKFTYRGQVTVTAKVVSETEEKVVIKMSVQDTGIGIPEEQQEQIFQPFTQIDASSTRKEGGTGLGLAIVRKLVKLMGGELRLKSNEREGSTFSFSLAFDKVQDEADHAVFSCKESQAARGLNNVSENTVEKKLVLLVEDNTINQKVAQAMLEKMGYSIDIAFNGAEAVEALQRKNYGLVLMDLQMPVMDGYEATKAIRNSGKVLNSKIPIIAMTANATKEDRQQCLEAGMDDYVPKPVERKVMMNMLQRWLPLPDDR
- the hypE gene encoding hydrogenase expression/formation protein HypE, giving the protein MSIELQCPVPHFNHETIQMAHGAGGVLSRELTRKVFLPCFGNSSLDTLDDQAKLSIGAGKIAFTTDTFVVSPIFFPGGTIGDLAVSGTVNDLAVGGAIPLYLSAGFVLEEGFPLTDLQKVVSSMADAADKAGVQIVTGDTKVVEKGQCDGIFINTSGIGVIKNGIDISCTNLKPGDSIIVSGTLGDHGMAVMAARKGLSFQSDIISDTRSLSALISEILDEVPEVHAMRDPTRGGLAATLNELAEASRKGIVLDESTLPVRPDVQGASELLGIDPLNVANEGKVVVAVPRESAEKVLRVMQRHAYPSAGDAAIIGEVVDEHPGMVIVRTFLGSKRILEMPLGEQLPRIC
- the hypD gene encoding hydrogenase formation protein HypD, whose product is MKFIDEYRDSDRARNILKKIEDTVTKPWTIMEICGGQTHSIVRNGIDQLLPDGVRLIHGPGCPVCVTPLDILDRALSIVSKPGVILASFGDMLRVPGSRETLSVAKSGGADVRVVFSPLEALNIARENPQHEVFFLAIGFETTAPGNAMAIKQAARENLRNFSELVSQFMVPPAMRAILSSEKNMIQGFLAAGHVCTVTGYEEYERIGEEFHVPIVPTGFEPVDILSGILRVIEMLESGRSGVHNEYGRVVSREGNPVAKKVVDEVFHVADGHWRGIGVIPQSGLQLRDEFAPFDTQKKFNVADIQPDESPLCRSGDVLRGMITPERCEAFGKECTPLKPLGAPMVSAEGACAAYYKYHGKVL